The following are from one region of the Alicyclobacillus fastidiosus genome:
- the ugpC gene encoding sn-glycerol-3-phosphate ABC transporter ATP-binding protein UgpC, translating into MARVHLQHISKTYSGATEPVVKDFNLDIEDKEFVVFVGPSGCGKTTTLRMIAGLEDITGGDLVIGERRVNDVAPKDRDIAMVFQNYALYPHMSVYQNMAFGLKLRKVPKAEIDKRVHEAARILDIEHLLDRKPKALSGGQRQRVALGRAIVREPQVFLMDEPLSNLDAKLRVQMRAEIRKLHQRLQTTMIYVTHDQTEAMTMGDRICVMKDGIIQQADTPQVVYSQPKNIFVAGFIGSPAMNFIHGEIVAEGSHFYFRAPNVSILLPEGRYNVLKSSGVIGKKVVLGVRPEDLHNEEVFMSTYPEAVLGAKVEVVEHMGSEVYLHVNTGSTPIVARVNSRFSFHPGSEVKLAVDLNKIHIFDSATEESIGFSTATEKSEVTV; encoded by the coding sequence GTGGCACGCGTACATCTTCAGCACATTTCGAAAACCTACAGTGGTGCGACCGAACCTGTCGTCAAGGATTTCAACTTAGACATCGAGGACAAGGAGTTTGTCGTTTTCGTCGGTCCGTCCGGTTGCGGCAAAACGACCACCCTGCGCATGATCGCCGGTTTGGAAGACATCACAGGTGGCGATCTCGTCATCGGTGAACGCCGTGTGAACGACGTGGCGCCTAAAGATCGCGACATCGCAATGGTGTTCCAAAACTACGCGCTCTATCCACATATGTCTGTCTATCAAAACATGGCGTTCGGCTTGAAACTTCGCAAGGTTCCGAAGGCGGAAATCGACAAGCGCGTTCATGAAGCGGCACGGATCCTCGATATTGAGCACTTGCTCGACCGCAAACCGAAGGCGCTGTCCGGCGGTCAACGTCAGCGCGTAGCCCTCGGTCGCGCCATCGTCCGCGAACCACAGGTGTTCCTGATGGACGAACCTCTTTCTAACTTGGATGCAAAACTTCGCGTACAAATGCGCGCGGAGATTCGTAAACTACACCAACGGCTGCAGACGACGATGATCTATGTCACGCACGACCAGACAGAGGCCATGACGATGGGCGATCGCATTTGCGTCATGAAGGACGGCATCATTCAACAAGCCGATACCCCGCAAGTCGTCTACTCTCAACCGAAGAATATCTTCGTTGCGGGCTTCATCGGATCGCCGGCGATGAATTTCATCCATGGCGAGATCGTGGCTGAGGGCAGTCATTTCTACTTCCGTGCACCAAACGTCTCCATTCTGTTGCCGGAGGGTCGCTACAACGTGTTGAAGAGCTCCGGGGTCATCGGCAAGAAGGTCGTGCTCGGAGTCCGACCGGAAGACCTTCACAACGAAGAAGTCTTCATGTCGACCTATCCCGAAGCTGTGCTTGGAGCCAAAGTCGAGGTCGTCGAACACATGGGCTCGGAAGTCTACCTCCACGTGAACACGGGTTCGACGCCGATCGTCGCGCGTGTCAACTCCCGGTTTAGCTTCCATCCGGGCAGTGAGGTCAAACTTGCAGTCGATCTCAACAAGATTCACATCTTCGATAGTGCGACGGAAGAGTCTATCGGTTTTTCTACCGCGACGGAAAAGTCTGAAGTGACCGTCTGA
- a CDS encoding class I fructose-bisphosphate aldolase, which yields MIEQIMQYLGDEADYLLNHKSTGIPLSSITAPSPAHVDDVFTYTNRNNQVLRSLQSLYSNGRLANTGYVSILPVDQGIEHSAGASFAKNPAYFDAENIVKLAIEGGCNGVASTLGVLALTSRKYAHKIPYVVKVNHNEMLTYPNKYDQVMFASVKQAWDLGAAGIGATIYFGSPESTRQLQEVSEAFKLAHELGMFTILWCYLRNEAFVKDGVDYHTAADLTGQANHIGVTIEADIIKQKLPTVNGGYTALNMGQSSYGKTDKRIYTELTTDHPIDLTRYQVANCYMGKIGLISSGGASGANDFAEAVKTAVINKRAGGMGLISGRKAFQRPMDEGVKLLNAIQDVYLCDDVTLA from the coding sequence GTGATCGAACAAATCATGCAGTATCTCGGCGATGAAGCAGATTATCTATTGAACCACAAGTCTACTGGCATTCCTCTGTCGAGCATCACGGCGCCTTCTCCGGCGCATGTCGACGACGTGTTTACATACACTAACCGCAACAACCAGGTATTGCGGAGCTTGCAGTCTCTCTACTCCAACGGCCGCCTCGCGAACACGGGATACGTTTCAATTCTGCCTGTGGATCAGGGGATCGAACACTCTGCAGGCGCTTCATTTGCCAAGAATCCAGCTTACTTTGACGCCGAGAACATCGTAAAGCTAGCGATTGAGGGCGGGTGTAATGGCGTCGCTTCGACGCTTGGCGTGTTGGCGCTTACGAGCCGCAAGTACGCGCACAAAATCCCATATGTCGTGAAAGTGAATCACAACGAGATGCTGACCTATCCGAACAAGTACGACCAGGTCATGTTCGCATCGGTGAAGCAAGCTTGGGATCTAGGGGCGGCCGGTATTGGCGCGACCATTTATTTCGGTTCGCCGGAGTCCACCCGCCAGCTTCAAGAAGTGAGCGAAGCGTTCAAATTGGCTCACGAGCTGGGGATGTTCACCATTCTGTGGTGCTACCTGCGCAATGAGGCGTTCGTCAAAGACGGTGTCGATTACCACACTGCGGCTGACTTGACGGGACAGGCGAACCACATTGGCGTCACCATCGAAGCGGACATCATCAAACAGAAGTTGCCGACAGTCAATGGGGGCTACACCGCCCTGAACATGGGGCAAAGCAGCTACGGCAAGACGGACAAGCGCATCTATACAGAATTGACGACTGATCACCCAATCGACCTCACGCGCTACCAAGTCGCGAACTGCTACATGGGCAAAATCGGCTTGATCAGTTCTGGCGGCGCGTCTGGCGCCAACGACTTCGCCGAGGCTGTGAAGACGGCGGTCATCAACAAGCGCGCAGGCGGTATGGGGCTCATCTCTGGCCGTAAAGCGTTCCAGAGGCCAATGGACGAGGGTGTCAAGCTGCTCAACGCCATTCAGGACGTTTACCTCTGCGACGACGTCACCTTGGCATAA
- the pheS gene encoding phenylalanine--tRNA ligase subunit alpha, which yields MKQELDTLHGKALQELGDVQDTKRLGDWRVSYLGKKSELTTLSKQMGQLDAESRPAYGQMLNELRQALEGAFATKKATIEEAEQNARLASETIDITLPGRVTEVGAVHPISKVIREIEDVFLGMGFTIADGPEVETDHYNFEMLNLPKDHPARDMQDTFYITEELLLRTHTSPMQVRTMERLHPHAPIKVLVPGRVYRRDEDDATHSHAFTQIEGLVVDKGIRMSDLKGVLEAFAKALFGENQRVRLRPSYFPFTEPSAEVDLVCVHCQGSGCRVCKDTGWIEILGSGMVHPRVLDMAGYDSSIYSGFAFGMGPERIAMLKYGITDIRQLYQNDLRLLRQFAGV from the coding sequence TTGAAACAAGAATTGGATACACTTCACGGCAAAGCGTTGCAGGAACTTGGCGATGTACAGGACACCAAGCGCTTAGGGGATTGGCGCGTCAGCTATCTCGGCAAGAAGAGCGAGCTCACGACGCTGTCGAAGCAGATGGGGCAATTGGACGCAGAGTCCCGCCCAGCCTATGGCCAGATGTTAAACGAGCTTCGGCAGGCTCTAGAGGGCGCCTTTGCGACGAAGAAGGCGACCATCGAAGAGGCTGAACAGAATGCTCGCCTGGCGTCGGAAACCATTGACATCACGTTGCCAGGTCGAGTGACTGAGGTAGGTGCTGTGCATCCCATCTCCAAGGTCATTCGCGAGATCGAAGACGTCTTTCTTGGAATGGGGTTTACGATTGCGGACGGTCCCGAGGTGGAAACCGACCACTATAACTTTGAAATGCTCAACCTGCCGAAGGACCACCCAGCCAGGGACATGCAGGACACCTTCTATATCACCGAGGAACTGCTCCTTCGTACGCACACGTCGCCGATGCAGGTGCGAACGATGGAGCGATTGCATCCGCACGCGCCGATTAAGGTGCTCGTTCCAGGGCGCGTCTATCGTCGTGACGAGGATGACGCGACGCACTCGCACGCGTTTACGCAAATCGAAGGTCTCGTCGTCGACAAGGGCATTCGCATGAGTGACCTCAAGGGCGTGCTCGAAGCGTTTGCCAAGGCCTTGTTCGGCGAGAATCAGCGCGTGCGGTTGCGCCCGAGCTACTTCCCGTTTACCGAGCCCAGTGCCGAGGTCGATCTCGTTTGCGTCCACTGTCAAGGTAGTGGTTGCCGCGTGTGCAAGGATACGGGGTGGATCGAAATCCTCGGGTCTGGCATGGTCCATCCGCGCGTCCTCGACATGGCTGGCTACGACAGCTCGATATACAGCGGTTTTGCGTTTGGGATGGGCCCTGAACGCATTGCCATGCTGAAATATGGCATCACTGATATCCGTCAGCTATACCAAAACGACCTCCGCTTGCTGCGTCAATTTGCGGGTGTGTAA
- the purE gene encoding 5-(carboxyamino)imidazole ribonucleotide mutase — MPVVGVIMGSQSDWDTMVHACEVLDELQVPYEKKVVSAHRTPDYMFEYAQTARARGLQVIIAGAGGAAHLPGMVASKTDLPVIGVPVKTSTLQGLESLLSIVQMPGGVPVATMAIGRAGATNAALFAARLLAVSDDALAARYAARREAIERSVLDGGEPGVS; from the coding sequence ATGCCAGTAGTTGGCGTCATCATGGGTAGTCAGTCGGATTGGGACACTATGGTGCACGCATGTGAGGTACTGGACGAGCTGCAGGTGCCATACGAGAAAAAGGTTGTGTCTGCGCACCGCACGCCGGACTATATGTTTGAATACGCACAGACGGCCCGCGCACGCGGATTGCAGGTGATCATCGCCGGCGCGGGTGGAGCAGCTCATCTCCCGGGTATGGTGGCGTCCAAGACGGACCTACCGGTCATTGGCGTGCCTGTCAAGACCTCAACATTGCAGGGGTTGGAGTCGCTGTTGTCCATCGTTCAGATGCCAGGGGGCGTGCCTGTGGCCACGATGGCGATTGGACGAGCGGGTGCGACGAATGCCGCTCTGTTCGCTGCACGACTGCTGGCCGTCTCCGATGATGCGTTGGCAGCCCGGTACGCCGCGCGGCGCGAGGCCATCGAGCGCTCTGTGCTGGACGGAGGTGAGCCGGGTGTCTCGTGA
- a CDS encoding HPr family phosphocarrier protein, with protein MVQHSLRIELAQGLAARPAAEFVKLASSYASSVRLGKHGQFIDAKSILGVMSMALSHGDEVTLQVDGPDEQEAVANLSTFLGQSVQ; from the coding sequence GTGGTACAGCACAGTTTGAGAATCGAATTGGCGCAGGGCTTGGCTGCTCGTCCTGCTGCAGAGTTTGTGAAGTTGGCTTCATCGTACGCGAGCAGTGTGCGTCTGGGCAAACATGGTCAGTTCATCGATGCGAAGAGTATTCTCGGCGTGATGTCGATGGCCTTGTCGCATGGCGATGAAGTGACGCTGCAGGTCGACGGCCCGGATGAACAGGAGGCTGTGGCAAACCTGTCAACCTTCTTGGGTCAATCCGTCCAGTAA
- the purK gene encoding 5-(carboxyamino)imidazole ribonucleotide synthase, which yields MSRDLRDDRDSAVILPPATIGILGGGQLGRMMALDGRKLGYRFSVLDPTPDCPTSHVADEQVVADFSDVEAARRLAELSDVVTYEFENVDAEVAKALETFSRVPQGSSLLATTQHRVREKSTLKEAGIPVTPFVPITSLADIDLAIEKLGPKLVVKTSRGGYDGKGQWMVRSAADVEAYRGTFEDILATRREDEAAVLIAEQFVPFQGEISVVVARNARGDIKAFPPAENVHVNHILHLSIVPARYPAAVLDKAVNLAHQIASSMEIVGLIAVEMFVTEAGELFVNELAPRPHNSGHYTMDACVTSQFEQHIRAICNLPLGDVQLLTPVVMVNVLGQHVDAVLARLSTLPGNVKVHFYGKASSRVDRKMGHLNILCDDVAEALAWIDEQGIWS from the coding sequence GTGTCTCGTGATCTGAGAGATGACCGCGATTCCGCTGTCATCCTGCCGCCTGCCACGATTGGGATCCTGGGCGGCGGTCAGCTCGGTCGAATGATGGCGCTCGACGGACGGAAGTTGGGCTACCGATTTTCTGTGCTCGATCCGACGCCGGACTGCCCCACCTCCCACGTGGCGGACGAGCAGGTGGTCGCCGATTTTTCCGACGTCGAGGCGGCGCGCAGGCTCGCTGAATTATCGGATGTCGTCACGTACGAGTTCGAGAACGTGGACGCCGAAGTGGCCAAGGCCTTGGAAACGTTCAGTCGGGTTCCACAGGGTAGCTCCCTCTTGGCGACTACCCAGCATCGCGTCCGGGAGAAGTCGACCTTGAAAGAGGCGGGCATCCCGGTGACGCCGTTTGTACCGATCACTTCGCTCGCCGATATCGATTTGGCCATCGAAAAGCTTGGGCCGAAGCTGGTCGTGAAGACGTCCCGGGGCGGATATGATGGCAAAGGGCAGTGGATGGTCCGGTCGGCCGCAGACGTAGAGGCGTACCGAGGAACTTTTGAGGATATCCTCGCGACGCGCAGAGAAGATGAGGCGGCAGTGCTTATCGCCGAGCAGTTTGTCCCATTCCAAGGTGAAATTTCGGTCGTCGTCGCGAGGAATGCCCGTGGTGACATCAAAGCGTTTCCGCCTGCGGAGAACGTTCATGTCAATCACATTTTGCACCTGTCGATTGTGCCTGCGCGCTACCCGGCTGCTGTCCTGGACAAGGCCGTCAATCTGGCCCATCAAATTGCGAGTTCCATGGAGATCGTGGGATTGATTGCCGTGGAGATGTTCGTGACCGAGGCGGGCGAACTATTCGTCAACGAGCTCGCTCCGCGACCACACAACAGTGGCCATTACACGATGGACGCCTGCGTGACCAGCCAGTTTGAGCAACACATTCGAGCTATCTGCAATTTGCCCCTCGGGGATGTGCAGTTGTTGACGCCTGTCGTCATGGTCAACGTGTTGGGCCAACACGTGGATGCCGTGTTGGCGCGCTTGTCGACGCTGCCGGGCAACGTGAAGGTACACTTCTATGGCAAAGCGTCCTCGCGGGTCGATAGGAAAATGGGTCATCTCAACATTCTGTGCGACGACGTCGCCGAAGCCTTGGCTTGGATCGACGAGCAGGGTATCTGGTCGTAA
- the ppc gene encoding phosphoenolpyruvate carboxylase — MQPDAPLHRDIRILGDLLGEVLAEQCGTNVFDHVERIRKAAKSFRGEPSTATRTALQQAVDAVPGELRSDTIHAFSVYFQLVNLAEQNHRLRRRRAYEKSDQPQRGTFQEAMNALHRHEVPPDQVQELLQEVGIELILTAHPTEALRRTVLDKHTKISAFLEEMDDPRKAPRELERLREQIRTEIIALWQTRSVRKHRITVIDEVRNGLYFLDQILFDVLPQVHEKLERAVSERFGDQDIQVPELIRFGSWMGGDRDGNPNVTHDVTEQTLKLHFDLAVSKYQEKLHQLARDLSPSVERVGADEALLKSLDAPSDEPYRAKIDQMVERLLNTKRYVHGEPTTGPRYHSVDELLDDIALMDTSLRNHRGARLADTFVRPLQLQASLFGFHMVTLDIRQHSGVHERAISELLDVAGVADYQSLGEEDRIRVLSECLASARPIRNPYHAYSDETLEAIRVFDCIRSGHIQFGRASVRDYLISMTQGASDLLEVLLLAKESGLFGWPEGPEAAPTSHLNVVPLFETIEDLQAAPAIMQSLFENPVYRRHIEVHNHAQEIMLGYSDSNKDGGYLTANWSLYTAQQALLDVAAAHAIRLKFFHGRGGALGRGGGPVEQSILAQPVRALHGHVKITEQGEVISQRYSHKGIAERSLESAAAAVLIGAARSRFDSSETEPAQWIRLLDSASQRSFEAYRAFVFGDEDFLTYFHTATPVDEIGKLNIGSRPSKRSQSAKIEDLRAIPWVFSWTQSRHLLPAWYGFGTSMEELLQVEGNADHLRAMYRGWPFFRTLVDNLQMALAKADMLVAREYAHLAGDVGLRLFAEIEREYERSRRAVLQITGYGELLDNKSVIQASIQLRNPYVDPLSFFQVRLLRQLRETANDEERALLLADVLLTINGIAAGLRNTG; from the coding sequence GTGCAACCTGATGCACCCTTACACAGAGATATCCGAATTCTCGGCGATTTATTAGGAGAAGTCCTTGCAGAACAGTGTGGTACGAACGTGTTCGATCACGTTGAACGTATCCGCAAGGCCGCCAAGTCGTTTCGCGGAGAGCCGTCAACAGCGACGCGAACTGCTTTGCAGCAGGCAGTAGATGCAGTGCCAGGCGAACTCCGCAGCGATACGATTCACGCATTCTCCGTCTATTTTCAACTCGTCAATCTAGCGGAACAAAACCATCGACTTCGTCGCCGTCGAGCCTATGAAAAATCCGATCAGCCACAGCGGGGCACATTTCAAGAGGCGATGAACGCGCTGCATAGGCACGAGGTTCCACCAGACCAGGTGCAGGAACTGCTGCAGGAGGTCGGCATCGAACTGATCTTGACCGCACATCCCACCGAGGCTTTGCGCCGGACCGTGCTCGACAAGCACACGAAGATTTCCGCATTTCTCGAGGAGATGGATGATCCCCGTAAGGCCCCGCGCGAGCTCGAGCGGTTACGTGAACAAATTCGCACCGAGATTATCGCTTTGTGGCAGACCAGATCCGTGCGCAAGCATCGAATCACGGTCATCGACGAAGTGCGAAACGGACTGTATTTTCTCGATCAGATCCTGTTCGACGTCCTGCCGCAGGTGCATGAAAAACTGGAGCGTGCGGTTTCTGAAAGGTTCGGCGATCAGGACATTCAGGTGCCTGAATTGATCCGCTTTGGCTCCTGGATGGGCGGAGACAGAGACGGGAATCCGAATGTGACGCACGACGTCACAGAGCAGACGCTGAAGTTGCACTTCGATTTGGCGGTCAGCAAATACCAGGAGAAGTTACACCAACTGGCGCGTGACCTGAGCCCATCGGTGGAGCGCGTGGGGGCGGACGAAGCGTTGCTCAAGTCGCTGGATGCGCCGTCGGATGAGCCCTATCGAGCTAAAATTGACCAAATGGTCGAACGCCTGCTCAATACGAAGCGTTACGTGCACGGCGAACCGACGACAGGTCCGCGCTACCATAGCGTTGATGAGTTGCTGGACGATATCGCGCTCATGGACACATCTTTGCGCAACCACCGCGGAGCTCGACTGGCCGACACATTTGTTCGTCCGCTGCAGTTGCAAGCGAGCCTGTTTGGATTTCACATGGTCACCCTCGACATCCGGCAACACAGCGGCGTCCACGAGCGCGCAATCAGCGAGTTGCTCGACGTGGCGGGCGTGGCTGACTATCAGTCGCTGGGCGAGGAGGATCGCATTCGAGTGTTGTCGGAGTGCCTTGCCTCCGCGCGGCCGATTCGCAACCCCTATCACGCCTATTCGGACGAGACGTTGGAGGCCATACGCGTGTTTGATTGCATTCGCAGCGGGCACATCCAATTTGGTCGCGCATCCGTGCGAGATTACCTGATCTCGATGACACAAGGCGCCAGCGATCTGCTAGAAGTCTTGCTGTTAGCGAAGGAGTCCGGACTGTTCGGGTGGCCAGAGGGCCCCGAAGCTGCGCCGACCAGTCACCTCAACGTCGTCCCGCTGTTCGAGACGATTGAGGATCTGCAGGCTGCGCCGGCCATCATGCAGTCCTTGTTCGAGAATCCGGTGTACCGTCGACACATCGAGGTGCACAATCACGCTCAGGAGATCATGCTCGGATACTCGGACAGCAACAAGGATGGTGGCTATCTCACGGCCAACTGGTCGCTGTACACGGCGCAACAGGCTCTGCTCGACGTGGCGGCAGCGCATGCCATCCGCTTGAAGTTCTTCCACGGTCGCGGTGGGGCTTTGGGGCGGGGAGGCGGCCCTGTCGAACAGTCCATTCTGGCGCAACCGGTTCGGGCACTGCATGGACACGTGAAAATTACCGAACAGGGTGAGGTCATCTCGCAGCGTTACAGCCATAAGGGCATCGCTGAACGCTCGCTCGAGTCGGCGGCAGCGGCAGTCCTCATCGGGGCCGCCAGATCGCGCTTTGATTCGAGCGAAACAGAACCAGCGCAGTGGATTCGCCTGTTGGATTCGGCATCCCAGCGTTCTTTTGAAGCGTATCGGGCATTTGTCTTTGGCGATGAGGATTTCTTGACGTATTTTCACACGGCGACACCTGTCGACGAAATCGGCAAACTCAACATCGGATCCCGCCCTTCCAAGCGCAGTCAATCGGCGAAGATAGAGGACTTACGGGCCATTCCGTGGGTCTTCTCGTGGACGCAAAGCAGGCACCTATTACCTGCGTGGTATGGATTCGGAACATCGATGGAAGAACTGTTGCAAGTGGAAGGGAACGCGGATCATCTGCGCGCGATGTATCGTGGCTGGCCGTTCTTTCGGACCCTCGTCGACAATCTGCAGATGGCGTTGGCCAAGGCGGACATGTTGGTGGCGCGCGAGTACGCGCATCTCGCGGGCGATGTCGGACTCCGCCTGTTTGCTGAGATCGAGCGCGAATACGAGCGCAGCCGCCGTGCCGTGCTCCAGATCACGGGATACGGAGAACTGTTGGACAACAAGTCCGTGATTCAGGCGTCGATTCAGTTGCGCAATCCGTACGTCGACCCGCTTTCCTTCTTCCAAGTCCGCCTCCTTCGACAATTGCGGGAGACGGCGAATGATGAGGAGCGAGCCTTGCTCTTAGCGGACGTTTTGCTGACGATTAACGGCATTGCAGCGGGCCTCCGAAATACCGGCTAA
- a CDS encoding sensor histidine kinase, which produces MTGKLPIYDPIDHAIRLVEEERRRIARDLHDGPAQALTNLSMRLNLIQRLLISRPELANQEIDKVNHGILQAVNEIRRLIYDLRPMAVDEVGVIAATRELCQRFAREWNCRIQVESDDAAYLRLSPAKQVIVYRMVTEMLHNVHKHADANQIQVKFVNANDTWRISVSDNGIGFHPGDVPSGRYGLIGLRERAELLGGTLEVDSTMGHGTTVTVNIPQA; this is translated from the coding sequence GTGACCGGAAAGTTACCGATCTACGACCCCATCGATCACGCCATTCGCCTCGTCGAAGAAGAGCGCCGCCGCATCGCACGCGACTTGCACGACGGACCTGCGCAAGCGCTCACAAACCTCAGCATGCGACTCAATCTCATTCAGCGCCTGCTCATCAGCCGTCCAGAGTTGGCGAATCAGGAGATCGACAAAGTCAATCACGGTATTCTACAAGCTGTCAACGAGATTCGCAGGCTGATTTACGACCTGCGGCCGATGGCGGTCGACGAGGTCGGCGTCATCGCGGCTACGCGGGAGTTGTGCCAAAGATTCGCCCGCGAGTGGAACTGCCGCATTCAAGTCGAATCGGACGACGCAGCGTACCTGCGCCTAAGCCCGGCAAAGCAAGTCATCGTATACAGAATGGTCACAGAAATGCTCCACAACGTCCACAAGCACGCGGATGCTAACCAAATCCAGGTGAAGTTCGTCAATGCCAACGACACGTGGCGCATTTCCGTATCTGACAACGGCATCGGCTTTCACCCCGGCGACGTCCCAAGCGGTCGCTATGGGCTCATCGGCCTTCGCGAGCGCGCTGAACTCCTCGGTGGCACCCTGGAAGTGGATTCCACGATGGGCCACGGCACGACCGTGACGGTCAACATTCCACAGGCGTAA
- the pfkA gene encoding 6-phosphofructokinase has translation MGVVIIQKIAVLTSGGDAPGMNAGVRAVVRTAIYHGLEVVGIRRGYAGLLDGDMKPMPIESVGDIIQRGGTCLYTARCLEFLTEDGQRRGYERLQELGVEGLIVFGGDGSFRGAQKLHHLGIKTIGVPSTIDNDIGACDANIGFDTAVQTAIEAIDKIRDTATSHERTYVIEVMGRSAGHIALAAGLAGGAESVLVPEVPYKLEDVVAKLQRGVARGKKHSIIIVAEGAGSGAEVGRYIEQHTGYDTRVTVLGHVQRGGAPSAADRVLASRLGAHAVELVLKGVSGHMAATHHGELTSVPFDEVFRAERKPSRAVYELADILSI, from the coding sequence GTGGGGGTGGTCATCATCCAAAAGATTGCTGTCTTGACGAGCGGTGGCGACGCGCCGGGCATGAACGCGGGTGTGCGCGCAGTCGTCCGAACAGCCATTTATCACGGACTTGAAGTCGTAGGTATCCGCCGTGGCTATGCGGGACTTCTCGACGGTGATATGAAACCGATGCCCATCGAGTCCGTAGGTGATATCATACAACGTGGCGGGACTTGTCTGTATACGGCTCGGTGCCTTGAGTTTCTGACTGAGGATGGACAACGCCGCGGATACGAGCGCCTGCAGGAACTCGGCGTCGAAGGTCTCATTGTATTCGGAGGTGACGGAAGTTTTCGGGGTGCGCAAAAACTTCACCATCTCGGTATCAAAACCATCGGTGTTCCGAGTACCATCGACAACGATATCGGTGCGTGCGACGCAAACATCGGGTTCGATACCGCCGTACAGACGGCCATTGAGGCCATCGATAAAATTCGCGATACCGCAACCTCTCATGAACGGACGTATGTAATTGAGGTGATGGGGCGAAGTGCCGGTCATATCGCCCTCGCGGCTGGACTAGCTGGCGGTGCGGAGTCGGTGCTCGTTCCGGAGGTGCCCTACAAACTCGAAGACGTGGTGGCAAAGTTGCAACGGGGTGTGGCACGCGGTAAGAAACACTCGATTATCATCGTCGCGGAAGGTGCGGGGAGTGGTGCTGAAGTTGGGCGCTACATCGAACAGCACACAGGCTACGACACGCGCGTCACAGTCCTCGGGCACGTTCAGCGCGGAGGTGCGCCGAGTGCGGCCGACAGGGTTTTGGCCAGTCGACTTGGTGCACATGCGGTCGAGTTGGTGCTGAAAGGCGTGTCGGGACACATGGCTGCCACGCACCATGGAGAGTTGACCTCTGTGCCGTTCGACGAGGTGTTCCGTGCGGAGCGGAAGCCATCACGCGCCGTTTATGAGCTTGCAGACATTTTGTCGATTTAG